Proteins found in one Caldisericia bacterium genomic segment:
- the acpS gene encoding holo-ACP synthase — translation MIIGIGIDIVNIKRFKKIVENNREILKRIFTENELNLFESYREKYIHLAGRFSLKEAIIKAGKDYLKIKSFKDIEILKDEMDKPIIIKPKGKIFISLSHDGDYVVSVVVIEE, via the coding sequence TAAAAGATTTAAAAAAATTGTAGAAAATAATAGAGAGATATTGAAAAGAATTTTTACTGAAAATGAATTAAATTTATTTGAAAGTTATAGGGAAAAATATATTCATCTTGCAGGTAGATTTTCTCTTAAAGAAGCAATTATAAAAGCAGGAAAAGATTATTTGAAAATTAAGAGTTTCAAAGATATTGAAATTTTAAAAGATGAAATGGATAAACCAATTATTATAAAACCCAAAGGCAAAATTTTTATATCTTTATCTCATGATGGAGATTATGTTGTATCTGTAGTTGTAATTGAAGAATAA